One Urocitellus parryii isolate mUroPar1 chromosome 9, mUroPar1.hap1, whole genome shotgun sequence DNA segment encodes these proteins:
- the LOC144256832 gene encoding uncharacterized protein LOC144256832 — protein sequence MEKDNRAPTQDIISFFYGKSYTQHPLFHRPCYQSSAPWAGNLSFHGGMCGEDPVVKRFLAWDKNLRVSDKYLLSMIIAYFSRAGLFSWQYQRIHFLSGPLPGE from the exons ATGGAGAAGGATAACCGGGCTCCTACACAAGACATCATTAGTTTCTTCTATGGGAAGAGCTATACCCAGCATCCCTTGTTCCACAGACCATGCTACCAATCATCTGCTCCATGGGCTGGAAACTTGAGTTTCCATGGAGGAATGTGTGGAG AGGATCCTGTTGTCAAAAGATTCCTGGCCTGGGACAAGAACCTGAGGGTGTCTGACAAG TACCTCCTGTCTATGATCATAGCTTATTTTAGCCGGGCTGGCCTCTTCTCCTGGCAGTACCAACGAATCCACTTTCTTTCTGGCCCT CTACCTGGCGAGTGA